AAGTAGCGCTCCGAGTCCTTGGGGGGACGCACCTGGCCGGACACCGTGTCCCCCGTCCTCAGGTCGAAGCGCCGGATCTGGGACGGCGACACGTAGATGTCGTCGGGGCCCGGCAGGTAGTTGTAATCCGGGGCGCGCAGGAAACCGAAGCCGTCGGGCAGGACCTCCAGGACCCCCTCGGCGAAGATGAGCCCGTCCTTCTCGGCCTGGCTCTGGAGGATCTTGAAGATCAGGTCCTGCTTCCGGAGCCCGCTGATCCCCTGGACGCCGAGGTTCTTTGCGATCGTGTTGAGATCGGAGATCGTCTTCTCTTTCAACTCCGTGAGGTTCATCCGACTTCCCTCCTGGCCCGCTGGCTCCGTCGCAGAACCGGGGACACGGTATATGGCTGGCTG
This DNA window, taken from Candidatus Rokuibacteriota bacterium, encodes the following:
- a CDS encoding Rho termination factor N-terminal domain-containing protein, with the protein product MNLTELKEKTISDLNTIAKNLGVQGISGLRKQDLIFKILQSQAEKDGLIFAEGVLEVLPDGFGFLRAPDYNYLPGPDDIYVSPSQIRRFDLRTGDTVSGQVRPPKDSERY